In Candidatus Amarolinea dominans, the sequence TGGGCGGCGGCGGCAGTTCCCAGGCGCGGCGCACCACAGCCGCCCAGTCCGCGTGGTATTCGGCCAGGTGCATTTCGTGCAGGAAACCGATGATTTGCAGCGGCAGATGATAGAGATCGAGCGCCACACCCTGGCCGCTGTTGGTCAGATGATAGGCGGTGATGGAGAAGGGGCGCTCGTCTGCGCGCCGCTCACGCTGCATCACCGCGGCGTCCAACAGGGTGCTGACCAGCAGCGTGCGTTGGGACTGCGACGCTTCGGGCAGCTTGGTCTCCCCGGCCGCCTGCGCCAGTTGAATCGCCAGGCGGTTCTTCTGCAGAAAATCGGCAGCGAAGTGCAGGATCAGCTCCTCGTTGTCGGAGTGGACGGCCAGCAGTTTGCCGCCGGACTTGGCGCAACCCAGGAAAGGCCTGAATGGCGAGCAGCGCCCAGCCTGAGACGGGCAAGCCCGCGTCGCCGCCGGGGTGAAAATTGATCACATCTTCGCCGGTCAGCAGGGGCACGTGCTGGCGAAACGTGCGCCCCGGCAGCAGCGTTTCGCCAAACGCGATGGCGCTGGCCGGCTCCCCGGTGAAGACACAGGTTTCCGCGCCTGGCGCCTGTTCCTGGCGATAGGCACGCGCGACCAGGTTAGCATAGGTCAGGCGTCGTTCCGGGGTTTTCTCGAACGCAGGTTGGGTGAAACCCGAGTTGGGAAAGGCCACCGTCAGGAACGACTTGAGCGGCTGGCGCACATATTCGGCCGTCACATAATCAGCCATGCGCTCCAGATCGGCCTCCGTCACCTCTTCGGGTCGCTGGCGCCGGTTGAAGAGGGTGATCACAGCCACACCCACATCCACGAGCGGATGTCCTCGTAAAACGTATCATGCAGACTCCTCCTTTCTGATGAAAAATAACTGCTCAGGCGGCCAGCCGCCGAATGAATTCGGGGCGAAAGGGCGTTCCGCCGCCAGGTCGGCCTGCGCCGACCGCCATTGCGTCCACGCAGGTGGACGCCCGGCGGAACGCCCACCAGGCGCGATTTCAATCGCTCTCGCCTGTTATCTGCCCGCGCTGGCGGGCTGTGTCGCGGATGGCCTGAATGTTCAGGATTTCGGCCACCTCAAAGCGTGGGGGCACCGCGCCGGCCACCGGGCGCAGGCGCACGCAGGCCGGGAAATAGCCCATGCGGCCGTGCGGCTCGGCCAGCAGCGTCACCGCGCTGTAGTTGAGCGAGGGCGGGTTGACCAGGAGCGCTTCGTTCTGCCACTCCATCGGCGTCAGGCCCGCGGCATCGGCCATCGCCGTGACTTGCGGCGCCAGGGGCTGCTGCGCATCCATCTGATTGCGCACCTCCAGCACACGCTGGACAGGCGCCTGCAGCAGCGCCTCGATGGCCGCCATCTGCTCGGCGCTCAGGGGGTGAGAGAAATTGAGAAGGATCATGGGATTACCTCACGGGTTGTCATTGATCGCATGTTCGCCGTAGCGACGCAGGCGCAGCGCCCCATCCTCCGGTGCAGCTAATGCGGCGGCCCTGGGTCACACGAAAATGACCAATCGGGCGGCCGCTCTGCGAAAATTGATTCCTGTAAACTTCGTACAGAAGGCCGCCATCACGTTTGAGCGATGCGCTGTCGCCGGCGCTGTCCTCGAGCAAACCAGAAACACGAGCTAACGACTCCTGTACCTCTGTTCGCTGCTGGGCATCTGCGCCCTTGAAATCCTTGCGGAACTGATCTGTGAACTGTAGACGCGGAAAAGGCAACAAATCCGCGCCGAGCAACTCCTCGCGCACGCGGTTCCACACCAGCGCGCCCCAATCCGAGAGACTGGCAGAGCCGGACTCGTCGATGTCGAGCAGACCGGCGGGCACACCACTCACCTGTTCCACGGCATAGACGTGGCCCTGCGCCATCATGGCTAACTCCACGCGGCTTTCACGCAGAGCGCCCACGTCAATCTGCAGCGGCAGGCGTGGAATACTGAGCAATTTCGAACCAGTCTCGAAAATATAGATCATCTCATCGGCGTAGAACATCCCCATGATGCTCAGGTAGCCCTGCAGACTCTTGAAGGCAGCCGTCAGATTGAACACGACATGATAGCCCGCGCTGCGGTAGCCGGGGATCGTGTCTTCACACCAGCGAATCAGTTGTTTCATGCCGCTGGAAAAGGTCAGCGGGTCGGCGGTAGATAAGGCGGCCGGAATGTAGACATCGGCTGTCAACCCCTGGCTGCGCAGGAAGTCGCAGATGATTGCCGCCGCCAGCCGGCCCAATGCCGTGTCGGTTGCCACCAGGAAATGAATGTCTCCTGACCCCCCGGTAGGGAGCTTGTCATCGTAAAGGCCGTAGATTCCGTTTAACTCCGCGCTCAGTTTGCGGTTCACTACAACGTCGCCTGCGCGCAATCTGGCGGTCACGCGCTGCGCCAGTTCCTGCGCTTTTGCCTCCACATCGTCAGGCAAGCGGGCCGCGTTGGTCGCCTGATTGAATTTCTGTCTCCAGGCCCCTTCCGTCGAATCCAACGCATTGAGCAGTGGGCTGATGCCCACCGTGCTTAACACAAATCGCTTCGTTGCCATTGTTCACCTCACTGACTTGCGCACTGACATAACCGTGCGTCGGCCATCGGCCGTCTCCTCCGTCACGTATTCCACCGTCGTCCGGTCGGGCAAATTATCCATGCCCAACTTCTTCCAATCAACCCGCGAGCGCAGTTGCGGATCGTCCAGGTCGTGAATCATGGCACGCCCCTGATCGTATTTGACGCGCCCGTGTCGCGTCGAGCGAGCTGCTGCGGGCGCTACCACCGTTGGCGGCGGCGAGACAACGGCCGCGGTCTGCGCCGGCGCACCGGCTGGCGCGGCCGCGGTCTCCACGGCCACAAAATAGCCGTACCCGGCGCTGGTTTTGGCGCCCGCGCCCAGGTTGAGCAGTCCCTGCCTGAGCCAGGTCTGGGCGGTACGGCGATAGCTTTTCGCGTGTTCGTCCAGCGATCCGCGCCAGCCGACCGCGAACTGAAACGCCGTATCCGCGGCCACCGTGAGAAAGTAAACAGGAATGGGATTCTGCGAATCGGTGGGCGCCTCGGAACCCTGGTAATACTTGGGATAGTGCGGGTTCATGATGTCCAGGTCGAGCGTTGGCAATTCGGCCACGGCCGGGATGGCATCCAGAAAGATGGCCTGGCCGGCGTTGGCCGTTGTGCCGAACAGCTCACGCCACCCATCCGCGGTGCGTCGCGCCACAGCCGCACTTTTGGGCGCCTGGGCGGAGGGCCGGCCATTCTTTCTCAAATTTCTCGTTGTCGTCCTGGCTGAGCGCAGCGTCAGGCGCCCAGGTCCGCGACATCCAGCGCCTCCGCCACCCGCAACAGTCCCCACGCCCGCGCCAGCCCCTTCAGGCTGCTGCCGGGCAGGATGGGAAAGCCGTAACGGTGAAACGTGAAGCCCACCTCCAGCGGCCCCTTGCGCCCCAGCCCCGTCACCAGGCGCCAGTCGGTGCGCAGCATGAACGGCTCCGCCTGCACCGCCGCAACCGTCTGCTGCCAGCGTCTGCCAGGCTGCCAGGTAACGTCATGTCAGCGTCGCCGCCTGTTTGACGGCCAGCAGGCCACTCTTCTTGGCCTCTTGATTATTCAAGCAGTCTGGAGCAAAGCGATCGAAGATCAGACCGGCATTTTGACTGGACTGCGGAGACTGCGCCCGCCAGGCCGTCAGGGTTCGCCGCAGCAATGGATAGTCCATCGGTTATCTCCTTCTATGCCGTTTCATCACTTTTCCTCGCCCAGTTCGGCTTCGGCAAAGCGTTTGAGCCACACCAG encodes:
- a CDS encoding CRISPR-associated protein; this encodes MATKRFVLSTVGISPLLNALDSTEGAWRQKFNQATNAARLPDDVEAKAQELAQRVTARLRAGDVVVNRKLSAELNGIYGLYDDKLPTGGSGDIHFLVATDTALGRLAAAIICDFLRSQGLTADVYIPAALSTADPLTFSSGMKQLIRWCEDTIPGYRSAGYHVVFNLTAAFKSLQGYLSIMGMFYADEMIYIFETGSKLLSIPRLPLQIDVGALRESRVELAMMAQGHVYAVEQVSGVPAGLLDIDESGSASLSDWGALVWNRVREELLGADLLPFPRLQFTDQFRKDFKGADAQQRTEVQESLARVSGLLEDSAGDSASLKRDGGLLYEVYRNQFSQSGRPIGHFRVTQGRRISCTGGWGAAPASLRRTCDQ
- the cmr6 gene encoding type III-B CRISPR module RAMP protein Cmr6; its protein translation is MRKNGRPSAQAPKSAAVARRTADGWRELFGTTANAGQAIFLDAIPAVAELPTLDLDIMNPHYPKYYQGSEAPTDSQNPIPVYFLTVAADTAFQFAVGWRGSLDEHAKSYRRTAQTWLRQGLLNLGAGAKTSAGYGYFVAVETAAAPAGAPAQTAAVVSPPPTVVAPAAARSTRHGRVKYDQGRAMIHDLDDPQLRSRVDWKKLGMDNLPDRTTVEYVTEETADGRRTVMSVRKSVR